A window of Oncorhynchus kisutch isolate 150728-3 linkage group LG23, Okis_V2, whole genome shotgun sequence genomic DNA:
GATCGAATTTATATATAGAAACTACATTTTTATATTAGGTCTACACTAAACTATATCTCATGTTCTACTGTTCTTGCAGGAAACTCCTAGAAGGTGAAGAGACCCACTTTAGCACTTTCCCCTACCGCCACACCGTCACCTCCTCTAAGAAGTCCAAGTATGAGCCTCCCAAATTGAAAGTCCAGCATAAGTTTGTAGAGGAGATCATCGAGGAGACCAGGGTAGAGGCTGAGAAGGATGAGATGGACCAGGCCCTGGCTGAGATGGCCCAGGAGTTTTCTGCCACTCTGGAGGCAGAGGCAACAGAtgaaggagaggatgagggagaagagggaggagaagaagcagagggagaagggggagagggtgaaTCAGAAGAGGTTGTAGCCTCCACTGAAGCCCAAGTTAGCTCCAGCACACctgctgaggaggaagaggaggacaaagAAGGTgtggatgaagaggaagagggagaaaaagaagaagagggtgagaaaggagaagagggtgagGGTGAGAAGGGAGATGATACAGAAGGTGGTgatgagggagaaggagagggggatttAGAGGAGACAGTCCTGTGCTCTAAAGCCCCAGAATCAAAGGCCTCTCCTGACAAAGAGAAggctggagagaaggagggaagcggaggagaagaggagacaggagagggagagggagagggagatgaggagggtgATGATCAAGATGAAGATGCAGGTAGTGACAAAGGATCCAAAGATGGAGATGATAAGGATGAGGAAGATGAGAAGAAAGGAAAGGATGAGAAAGAAGACAACATAGATGAGAAGGCAGCTGTAGCCAAGACAGAGGCTCCCAAAACAGAAGCCCCCAAGAGTGAGGCCCCAAAAGTTGAGGTCCAGAAATCTGAGGCCCCAAAGCCCTCCAAGCCAGACTCCCTAAAAGCTGAATCCCCAAAGGCTGGGTCCCCCAAGTCTGAGTCACCAAAAGCTGGATCCCCCAAACATGAATCTCCTAAAGCTGTAACCCCCAAATCTGAATCTCCAAAACCTGGCTCCCCcaaatctgaatccccaaaacctgcTGGATCCCCCAAATCAGAATCCCCAAAACCTGCTGGATCCCCcaaatctgaatccccaaaacctTCTGGATCCCCcaaatctgaatccccaaaacctTCTGGATCCCCTAAATCTGAATCTCCAAAACATGCTGGATCCCCtaaatctgaatccccaaaactTGCTGGATCCCCTAAATCTGAATCCACAAAGCCTGTTGGATCCCCTACTtctgaatccccaaaacctgcTGGATCCCCTAAATCTGCTGGCTCCCCcaaatctgaatccccaaaacctgctggatcccccaaatctgaatccccaaaacctgctggatcccccaaatctgaatccccaaaaccttctggatcccctaaatctgaatccccaaaacctgctggatcccctaaatctgaatccccaaaacctgctggatcccccacatctgaatccccaaaacctgcTGGATCCCCTACTTCTGAATCCCCCAAATCTGCTGGATCCCCtaaatctgaatccccaaaacctgcTGGATCCCCTACTTTTGAATCCCCAAAACCTGCTGGATCCCCtaaatctgaatccccaaaacttgctggatcccctaaatctgaatccccaaaaTCTGCTGGATCCCCCACTTCTGAATGCCCAAAACCTGCTGGATCCCCTAAATCTGCTGGATCCCCcaaatctgaatccccaaaactTGCTGGATCGCCCACATCTGAATCCCCCAAACCTGCTGGATCCCCCAAATCTTTATCACCAAAACCTTCTGGATCCCCcaaatctgaatccccaaaacctgctggatcccctaaatctgaatccccaaaacctgcTGGATCCCCTACTTCTAAATCCCCCAAATCTACTGGATCCCCtaaatctgaatccccaaaaccaGCTGGATCCCCAaaatctgaatccccaaaacttgctggatcccctaaatctgaatccccaaaacctgctggatcccctacttctgaatccccaaaacctgctggatcgcctaaatctgaatccccaaaacctgcTGGCTCCCCCAAATCGGAATCCCCCAAATTAGGATCCCCCGAGGCAGAGTCCCCTAAGGGTGAGGCCCCAAAACCAGAAGCTCCAATGTCAGAGGCCCCCAAGGCTGCAGAAGAGAAAGTAGACAAAAAGAGTgattcagaggaagagaggaaggtagAAAAGAAAGACGCAGCCATGAAGGGAGATGTGGAGAAGATTACCCCAGAGGACAAGGACAAGAAGGATGAGGGTGGGAAAGAGGCAGAGGAGAAGGATGTTATCTCAAATGGAGTGGACGAGAGCCCCACTAAAGATGACCCGGACCAGAAAGATGATCCAAAGGACCAGAAGGTGGTCATCACCAAAACGGTGGAGACCATCACCACTGGAGAGGACGGGGCCAAGCATGTCACCAAATCGGTCACTGTCACCGAGACTGTGAAGGAGTCTGAGGATGTGATGCAGGAGAAGACAGTCTCCAGCAAGAAGATGGAGAAACACTCTTCCCAGTCCGTCAAGGTGGTGACTGAAACTGAGTAACTGCGCTCTATCCAACCCACTCAGGAGGAACAAAGATGACACGACAACAAGCAATCAACCCAGAACTAACATAAAGAAATCATAGAGCTAGAGCGATGTAATAAAGTGAACCACTCTCAAACATACAGAAAAGCAACGAGAGAAGCCATATGATGTGACAAAGCTAACGTTTAAAAAATGCATGTTGAGAGAAAGCTTTAAATGGGTTTTGCTGCAGATAATATCAGGAAAATGTGATAGTGGGACAGATTATTAATTGTCTTTATGTTTCCCTGCAGTTCATGGGAGGGCTCACGGGTGGGGGCTTCTGCATGCTAGCTCAGGGAGGGagacccctccactctaacctgtatggatggatggaaggtttACAGTTTAGatgcatactgtatgtgggtGGGAGAGTGATAGAAATGTATGTTCATTCAAATGTTAATTCAAAAAGGGGTGCCTGGGTTGGAGGGTCCACTTTAGAGACACGTGTTCAAAAGGACTAGCCTTTTTATGTGAAGATACCAACTGAGCCAAAAATACAATTGTCTACCACACAATATAGTGAAGAATGAGAAAGACGATGGTGCATTGTACTGATGAtcataaacatacagtacccGAAGCAACTAAAGCATTAAGAACCTTGAAGAAACTCTGAGCCTTAAACATGCTTTTTATCAGTATCTATTATGTTTACCTAATGAGTGCCATTGAAAATAAATATGTAAATGCGCACACATACATTCTTGTATGCATAGGATGGACTTGAATTTAAATAGCGAACTTAAATGAGGTGCTACAGTTTGCAATCCCATGTCTTTACTCATCATGAACTATTTCCCAGCAGCATTTGCTCAATAAATGTCATACTGaaatacaaatatggtctctTGTTCCTTTATGCAATTGTCCTGTCATGTCCTTTCACTTGTTCATTTACAGTAGCTGGCTCACCTCAACATGCACACTATTCTATTTCTTCATCTTCTTTCATAGGGGTGGGATTGCATGCTTCATGATCTTTTGTAGCCTAGAAATTATACAAAACCATACCACCATCCAGAGGCTGTCCTCTACAGATTTTTAAAGCTACACTGTAATATGTGCATACCATCAAAGGATGATCCACCAACCATAATATAAACGATGCACCCCATGGCATGTTCATGCAAATAGCATTTTATTATAGCACTTGatttatcaaatcaaactttatttacatAGCACATTTCTTACCATAAACAATGCAATTCAATGTACTTCACttacataaataaaataataaaacaatgaGAAAGATAAAAACAATACATTTCTGGACAAATATAAAATGAAGATAAACAAATATCAAATGAAGATATAAATATCAAATTAAGATAGATAAATTAGCATAGTAAAATAATATTAAATAAATTAGGATAGTAAAACAACAACAGTGAACATGAGAGAGTAATATGAGATTTTGTATTAATATTGAGAGATGTTTATGCAGTTTCAGCAAATAGCTGCATTATTTGAGAACAACATTACCTACATtgttaaacatgattttaaactATACATATTTAATTCAAAGTATTTTACAtgacaagttaaacaattgagtGATAGGTCCTTCGGAGATTTAGCAACATTAAAGCAGACAGCAACCCGATTGTAATTTGAAATTCAGCACCACCGGAAAATGGACAGCGACTATCTCAGGCAGAATCCATGAAGAGGTTTCTTTGAAATGTAGCCGATCACTCACTCACATTGAATGAATCCTTATTATAATGCTAGAAGGATAGTTGGTCTGATTCTATGCCACAAAGCACGATAACACCTGGGGTGTTACATATAATTTTTTGTTCCTAAAACTTTCAGAACAAAATATTCTATCTAACATTTAAAAGAAATAttatgacatacagtgccttcggaaaagaTTCAAACCCCATTACGTTtttcacattttattacgttacacactcattcaaaaatgtattaaataaaaaaatccttagcaatctacacaaaataccaaagcgaaaatgacaaagcgaaaacatgtttttagaaatgcaaatttattacaaataaaaaactgaaaacatTATTTacttaggtattcagaccctttgatatgagactcaaaattgagctcaggtgcatcctgtttccattgatcatcattgagatgtttctacaacttttaGTCCCACTGTtgttaattcaattgattggacatgatgtggaaaggcacacaactgtctatataaggtccgtagagctccaagacaggattgtgtcgaggcacagatctggggaagggtaccaaaacttttctgcagcattgaaggtccccaagaacacagcggcctccatcattcttaaatggaagaagtttggaaccaccaagagctggccgcccggccaaactgagcaatcggtggagaatggtcttggtcagggaggggtggggtggtCTCTATGACAgagctctgtggagataggagaaccttcgagaaggacaaccatctctgcagcactccgccaatcaggcctttatggtaaagttaccagatggaagccacttaaCAGTAAAAGgtgcatgacagcctgcttggagtgccaaaatgcacctaaagactcagtccttgagaaacaagattatctgtaaatccaagatggcgtagcagtcagacgtctttgtccttcATCTTGTCagtgtcccatgtatatatcctttatatttttttcttcaaatatCTTTTTTATATTtctctaaacctcaacttcatAATAGTCTCCTGCAACTGACCTCACCCAACATGGTGTGGATCTGATTTTTCTAAAGTATATTTATTTACCTCCGGAACCTgaatcccccaacagaagctagccagctcactagctactagctagtagtcagctaaccactgctagtggtcatcagctaacctttagcttggAAAGCTCACACCACTTTGTACAACGCGACTGAAACCgtacctattttctctccatatccccggattcctaccgcaagatCTGAACCTTTCAcatggatcatcgcagctagctagctgcaatccgagTGACTACTCCTGTCTAACGtctgtcccaaagcaagcaccaattagcctggagctagcccatgctaggcctattctcccggctagctgaagaggcccaTCAGTCACTCCTGGGTTACAATacccggaccccttctactgccggtacggggcactGAACCTCGCCGATACTTGacgactggactaccgatgtAATCTGCTCGAGGGGGTACTCAACTTGGCCCCGAGGTCgcaacgtcccctgaatgcccatctgctagcctgctagccacgGCCTGTTAGCTCTCTAGAGCCttttggactgttagctgaatagaTCCATCTGCCAATTTCGtcggccactatacctattttgcctatttgacttggacccctctgctactcagaaccctactaatccatcacgactggtctatcgacgtcaccgcacgcgGTGGCTAAATCAGTCTTTCCTCCatcccggcctgctagctgtctgaatcactGTGTGTCCAGCCAgtccaaccactcactggacccctatgatcactgggctccgcatgcctctccctaatatcaatatgccttgtccattactgtcctggatagtgattattgtcttattccACTGTGGAGCctatagccctgctcaatatgccttaaccaaccatttagttccaccctcatagatatcatcctaaccaacttgccctccaaatacacctctgctgttttcaaccaagatctcagcgatcactgcctcattgcctgcatccataatgggtctacggtcaaacgaccacccctcatcactgtcaaacgctccctaaaacacttcagcgagcaggcctttctaatccacctggcccgggtatcctggaaggatattgacctcatcccgtaagtaaaggatgcctggttattctttaaaagtgccttcctcaccatcttaaataagcatgccccattcaaaaaatttaaCCAGGAACacatatagcccttggttctctccagacctgactgtccttgaccagcacaaaaacatcctgtggcattctgcattagcatcgaatagcccccgtgatatgcaacttttcagggaagtcaggaactaatatacacaggcagttaggaaagctaaggctagcgttttcaagcagaaattttcatcctgtagcacaaactcaaaaaagttctgggacactgtaaagtccatggagaatacgagcacctcccagcttcccactgcactgaggctaggtaacattgtcaccactgataaatccactataattgagaatttcaacaagcatttttctacggctggccatgcttaccgcctggctacccctaccccgatcaacagccctgTACCCCCCCACAGAatctcgcccaagcctcccccatttctccttcacccaaatccagataggtgatgttctgaaagagctgcaaaatctggacccctacaaatcagccgagctagacaatctggaccctctctttctaaaatgatctgccgaatttgttgcaacctctattactagcctgttcaacctctctttcgtatcgtctgagaaaCCCAACGATTGGAAAGCTGCagcggtcatcctcctcttcaaaagGGGAGACATTCTCGACCCAAACTGC
This region includes:
- the LOC109868151 gene encoding neurofilament medium polypeptide-like, with amino-acid sequence MSYHPVDTIGSPFRRSMDSRTTYGRSTGTPSSGFRSQSWSRASPGSTMTSSYKRSVNMPVARAYSSTLLSSADNVDFNQTNGDYKRSNEKEQLQGLNDRFAGYIDKVHYLEQQNSQIEEEIQTLRQKQVSQSQLGDLYDQELQELRSMLEQIHHDKAQIQLDTDHVEDDIQRIRDRFDEEARIRDETEGIIRALKKDMTDSDLVKSEFEKKVQSLHDEIAFIRNNHEEEVSDLFAQVQASQVTMERKDIQKTDITEALREIRTQLEGHSNQNLQQVEDWFMCRYSNLTDAAAQNKDAIKSARDEIADYRRQLQSKTVELESVRGTRESLERQLNDIEDRHNNDLSSLQETIHQLDNELKGTKWEMARHLREYQDLLNVKMALDIEIAAYRKLLEGEETHFSTFPYRHTVTSSKKSKYEPPKLKVQHKFVEEIIEETRVEAEKDEMDQALAEMAQEFSATLEAEATDEGEDEGEEGGEEAEGEGGEGESEEVVASTEAQVSSSTPAEEEEEDKEGVDEEEEGEKEEEGEKGEEGEGEKGDDTEGGDEGEGEGDLEETVLCSKAPESKASPDKEKAGEKEGSGGEEETGEGEGEGDEEGDDQDEDAGSDKGSKDGDDKDEEDEKKGKDEKEDNIDEKAAVAKTEAPKTEAPKSEAPKVEVQKSEAPKPSKPDSLKAESPKAGSPKSESPKAGSPKHESPKAVTPKSESPKPGSPKSESPKPAGSPKSESPKPAGSPKSESPKPSGSPKSESPKPSGSPKSESPKHAGSPKSESPKLAGSPKSESTKPVGSPTSESPKPAGSPKSAGSPKSESPKPAGSPKSESPKPAGSPKSESPKPSGSPKSESPKPAGSPKSESPKPAGSPTSESPKPAGSPTSESPKSAGSPKSESPKPAGSPTFESPKPAGSPKSESPKLAGSPKSESPKSAGSPTSECPKPAGSPKSAGSPKSESPKLAGSPTSESPKPAGSPKSLSPKPSGSPKSESPKPAGSPKSESPKPAGSPTSKSPKSTGSPKSESPKPAGSPKSESPKLAGSPKSESPKPAGSPTSESPKPAGSPKSESPKPAGSPKSESPKLGSPEAESPKGEAPKPEAPMSEAPKAAEEKVDKKSDSEEERKVEKKDAAMKGDVEKITPEDKDKKDEGGKEAEEKDVISNGVDESPTKDDPDQKDDPKDQKVVITKTVETITTGEDGAKHVTKSVTVTETVKESEDVMQEKTVSSKKMEKHSSQSVKVVTETE